A region of Hippoglossus stenolepis isolate QCI-W04-F060 chromosome 7, HSTE1.2, whole genome shotgun sequence DNA encodes the following proteins:
- the LOC124852097 gene encoding protocadherin gamma-A11-like — MGDKGFKALPPVFCFVSFILTLHLVYGDLSYSSPEEMKRGSVIGNVAKDLGIDIRTLSSRQTRVDFGGNRKRYCDINLNTGDLITTERIDRENLCGKRPSCVLKVDLVLENPLELHRVSLHVQDVNDNSPQFNDNLIEMEIRESADKGNRFSIEEAHDADIGQNAVQRYNLQKNENFILAVDNNKVELVLENTLDREKQKEMNLLLTALDGGSPQRSGTVVIHVTNVSPGTEVGIINVQDRDSETSGQVRCSIQQNVPFKLVPSIKNYYSLVTTGQLDRELMSDYNITITATDEGSPPLSSSKTVQLSVADINDNPPVFEEQSYSAYVTENNTPGSTLCSVTARDPDWRQNGTVVYSLLPTEVNGASVSSYVSVNGDTGVIHAVRSFDYEQFRSFKVHVMARDNGSPPLSSNVTVSVFISDVNDNSPQILYPAPEGNSFMTELVPKAAHGGSLVSKVIAVDSDSGQNAWLSYHIVKSTDPGLFTIGVHSGEIRTQRDISESDSMKQNLIVAVKDNGQPSLSATCSMYLLISDNLAEVPELKDISYDEKNSKLTSYLIIALVSVSTFFLTFIIIILGVRFCRRRKPRMLFDGAVAIPSAYLPPNYADVDGTGTLRSTYNYDAYLTTGSRTSDFKFVTSYNDNTLPADQTLRKSPSDFVDMFEGVDDSPEMFKVLSIEVTINPPNM, encoded by the exons ATGGGAGACAAAGGATTCAAAGCTCTTCCTCCGGTCTTCTGCTTCGTGTCTTTTATTCTAACGCTGCACCTCGTTTATGGAGACCTGAGTTATTCTTCACCAGAAGAGATGAAACGAGGTTCTGTTATTGGAAATGTAGCGAAGGATCTCGGTATTGATATCAGAACCTTATCTTCCCGACAGACCCGTGTTGACTTTGGTGGAAATCGGAAACGGTACtgtgatattaatttgaatactGGAGATTTGATCACCACAGAGAGAATCGACAGAGAAAACCTTTGTGGAAAGAGACCGTCGTGTGTTCTGAAAGTAGATCTGGTGTTAGAAAATCCTTTGGAGCTTCATCGTGTGAGTCTTCATGTTCAAGACGTAAACGACAACTCGCCACAATTCAATGATAATCTGATTGAAATGGAAATAAGGGAGTCGGCAGATAAGGGAAATCGCTTTTCGATCGAGGAGGCCCATGACGCAGATATAGGTCAAAATGCTGTTCAGAGGTACAACCTGCAAAAGAATGAAAACTTTATTCTCGCTGTTGATAATAACAAGGTTGAACTTGTATTGGAGAATACGCTTGATCGAGAGAAACAAAAGGAGATGAATCTGCTTCTGACAGCTTTGGATGGTGGCTCTCCTCAGAGATCAGGCACCGTAGTTATACACGTCACT AACGTGTCACCTGGTACAGAGGTGGGCATCATCAACGTGCAGGACAGAGACTCTGAGACAAGCGGACAGGTTCGCTGCTCCATTcaacaaaatgtcccttttaagtTAGTTCCTtctattaaaaactattattctCTGGTGACCACAGGACAACTGGACCGTGAACTAATGTCAGATTACAACATTACAATCACTGCCACTGACGAGggctctccacctctgtcctcctctaaaACTGTTCAGTTATCTGTAGCTGACATAAACGACAACCCACCTGTGTTTGAGGAACAGTCCTACAGCGcatatgtgactgaaaataacacACCTGGCTCCACTTTATGTTCCGTTACTGCTCGAGACCCCGACTGGAGACAAAACGGCACAGTGGTTTATTCTCTGTTACCTACCGAGGTGAACGGTGCCTCTGTTTCCTCCTATGTATCAGTTAACGGAGACACGGGGGTGATCCACGCTGTGAGGTCGTTTGATTATGAACAGTTCAGGAGCTTTAAAGTCCACGTGATGGCCAGAGACAACGGTTCTCCTCCGCTCAGCAGCAACGTGACCGTCAGCGTCTTCATATCGGATGTGAACGACAACTCTCCTCAGATACTGTACCCCGCCCCGGAGGGCAACTCCTTCATGACCGAGCTGGTCCCCAAAGCTGCACACGGAGGCTCTCTGGTGTCCAAAGTGATCGCGGTGGACTCGGACTCCGGACAGAACGCCTGGCTGTCCTATCATATAGTCAAATCCACTGATCCGGGACTTTTCACTATTGGTGTCCACAGCGGAGAGATCAGGACACAGCGGGACATTTCTGAATCTGACAGCATGAAACAGAACCTTATTGTGGCGGTGAAAGATAACGGAcagccctctctgtctgccacctgttccatgtatttacttatttctgaTAACTTGGCTGAGGTGCCAGAGCTGAAGGACATTTCTTATGATGAGAAGAATTCAAAACTGACCTCCTACCTGATCATCGCGTtggtctctgtctccacctttttcctgaccttcatcatcatcatcctgggtGTGAGGTTTTGTCGCAGGAGAAAGCCCAGAATGTTGTTTGATGGAGCTGTCGCCATCCCCAGCGCTTATCTCCCTCCTAATTACGCAGATGTTGACGGCACAGGAACTTTACGCAGCACTTACAATTATGACGCCTACCTGACAACAGGTTCTCGAACCAGTGACTTTAAGTTTGTGACATcttacaatgacaacacactgcCTGCTGACCAGACTCTGAGGAAAAGTCCTTCTGACTTTGTCGATATGTTTGAAGGTGTTGATGATTCTCCAGAG ATGTTCAAAGTCCTATCAATTGAAGTAACCATCAATCCTCCCAATATGTAA